In one window of Microbacterium natoriense DNA:
- the yczE gene encoding membrane protein YczE — protein sequence MSTSRTRTPLSKIFLPIVVTSRRDLAERLLQLVVGLFLYGVALALMIRGGIGVSPWDVLAIGVSGTGGIGFGLVTNLIAAVVLLLWIPLRQRLGLGTVINALLIGPSADLALALIPPMPSIWVGAPVFLLGLVLLAFATGLYIAADFGPGPRDGLMTGLVRRTGWPVWIVRTLIEGTVLVIGFLLGGPVGVGTVIFAFGVGPLIGWFLPRITRMRQERSRVLATA from the coding sequence ATGTCGACGTCCCGCACCCGAACCCCCCTGTCGAAGATCTTCCTGCCGATCGTCGTGACGAGCCGCCGTGACCTCGCCGAGCGTCTGCTCCAGCTCGTCGTCGGCCTGTTCCTGTACGGCGTGGCTCTGGCGTTGATGATCCGCGGAGGGATCGGTGTGTCGCCGTGGGACGTGCTGGCGATCGGAGTGTCCGGAACGGGCGGCATCGGCTTCGGTCTCGTCACCAATCTCATCGCCGCCGTGGTGCTCCTGCTGTGGATCCCGCTTCGCCAGCGGCTGGGGCTCGGCACCGTGATCAACGCACTGCTGATCGGCCCGAGCGCTGACCTCGCGCTCGCCCTGATACCGCCGATGCCGTCGATCTGGGTGGGTGCTCCGGTGTTTCTCCTCGGTCTCGTGCTCCTCGCCTTCGCGACCGGCCTCTACATAGCGGCTGACTTCGGGCCGGGTCCTCGCGACGGGCTGATGACGGGGCTCGTGCGCAGGACCGGCTGGCCCGTGTGGATCGTGCGCACCCTGATCGAAGGCACCGTGCTCGTGATCGGGTTCCTGCTCGGCGGCCCCGTCGGCGTCGGCACCGTGATCTTCGCTTTCGGCGTCGGACCGCTCATCGGATGGTTCCTGCCGCGCATCACCCGGATGCGACAGGAACGTTCGCGCGTGCTCGCAACGGCCTGA
- a CDS encoding DUF3145 domain-containing protein: MATAYARGVVFIHSAPRALCPHLEWAVGRAIGRAVNFDWADQPVLDGARRAEFYWDGPVGTGAALATAIRGWEHLRFEVTEDPTPRSDGGRWMHTPDLGIHYAQTDAAGNVVIGEDRIRYAMEIAAGNMVELQRELDIALGSAWDEELEPFRHASDDARVVWLHKVG; this comes from the coding sequence ATGGCGACGGCTTACGCACGTGGAGTGGTGTTCATCCACTCTGCGCCTCGCGCGCTCTGCCCGCACCTCGAGTGGGCGGTGGGTCGCGCTATCGGGCGTGCGGTGAACTTCGACTGGGCGGACCAGCCGGTGCTGGATGGTGCCCGCCGGGCGGAGTTCTACTGGGATGGCCCTGTGGGCACAGGTGCGGCCCTCGCGACCGCCATCCGAGGGTGGGAGCACCTGCGTTTCGAGGTCACCGAGGATCCCACGCCGCGCAGCGACGGCGGACGCTGGATGCACACACCCGATCTCGGCATCCACTATGCCCAGACGGATGCCGCAGGCAACGTCGTGATCGGCGAAGATCGGATCCGTTACGCGATGGAGATCGCGGCGGGAAACATGGTCGAGCTGCAGCGCGAACTCGATATCGCGCTCGGCTCGGCCTGGGACGAAGAGCTGGAGCCGTTCCGCCACGCGAGCGATGACGCGCGTGTGGTGTGGCTCCACAAGGTCGGATGA
- a CDS encoding GmrSD restriction endonuclease domain-containing protein codes for MSTATNVEATAVNTIEWLSAGSTTILVPVYQRQYRWDIGGCERLLADIRAVADEDDGHRHFIGSILSAHDSSEASDLILIDGQQRITTLMLLVAALQHAVRESDPTLAHELGRVLVRADDPARTRLRPHDAWADLYESVVLDRRAGADRESRFDDNYAFFRSQVQVGEVPRIWRGLQRLEHVSITLGAEANAQQIFESLNSTGEPLRDHELIHNYILMGLTHAEQLEVEARFWLPIEQHTGEAIGAFWRHYLVMTTGREVAANGEHGVYSAFRQSFPRVDVEHLQADAEIWRHFAEIYGVLLDPSKEPDAGIAQQLRFVNTFGRAAYPLVLSVYSDHVRGVIDRDEFIETLEWIQALYLRRTLVNLPNERLIARLCRARAEGRESLARAVARITPSDERVSAVLKYSELPHAAYVLGRLEGVDEPLDYDVEKLVPAVPGDSWSGDGIRSWSEYGDDEQNSLRALAPTLGNLTLLEPRLAERVFGAAYPVKRVEAYARSAVPATRELDSVEVWNSAAITRRTIRLTAELLRIWARPALPEIDDDGLTPILDAVRRRGWPAGWEREFDYVEYRGERWEVPDVRYLFNRVMRRAWTDTREAALSYCAKHGGPIYNEMAWKGQWDELDESHFLYMGWDSNYMMNAVQGVLEESGLAAEVFVKYSYIGNVM; via the coding sequence ATGAGCACTGCCACCAATGTCGAGGCGACGGCTGTCAACACGATCGAGTGGCTATCCGCCGGATCCACCACGATCCTGGTGCCCGTGTACCAGCGTCAGTACCGCTGGGACATCGGCGGATGCGAGCGGCTCCTCGCCGACATCCGCGCCGTCGCCGACGAAGACGACGGGCACCGCCACTTCATCGGATCGATCCTCTCCGCGCATGATTCGTCGGAGGCATCCGACCTCATCCTGATCGACGGGCAACAGCGCATCACGACCCTGATGCTGCTGGTCGCAGCTCTCCAGCACGCCGTGCGCGAGAGCGATCCGACGCTCGCGCACGAACTCGGACGGGTTCTGGTGCGCGCCGACGACCCGGCGCGCACGCGTCTGCGCCCCCACGACGCCTGGGCCGACCTCTACGAGTCGGTCGTGCTCGATCGCCGTGCGGGCGCCGACCGGGAATCCCGCTTCGACGACAACTACGCCTTCTTCCGCAGCCAGGTGCAGGTCGGCGAGGTGCCGCGCATCTGGCGCGGTCTGCAGCGTCTCGAGCACGTGTCGATCACGCTCGGAGCCGAGGCGAACGCCCAGCAGATCTTCGAGAGCCTCAACTCGACCGGAGAGCCGCTGCGCGATCACGAGCTCATCCACAACTACATCCTGATGGGACTCACCCACGCCGAGCAGCTCGAGGTCGAAGCGCGCTTCTGGCTTCCCATCGAGCAGCACACCGGCGAGGCGATCGGCGCCTTCTGGCGGCACTACCTCGTGATGACGACCGGGCGCGAAGTCGCCGCGAACGGCGAGCACGGCGTGTACAGCGCCTTCCGTCAGTCCTTCCCTCGCGTCGACGTCGAGCATCTGCAGGCGGATGCCGAGATCTGGCGCCACTTCGCGGAGATCTACGGCGTCCTGCTCGATCCGTCGAAGGAACCGGATGCCGGAATCGCTCAGCAGCTGCGCTTCGTGAACACCTTCGGCCGTGCCGCGTATCCGCTCGTGCTGAGCGTGTACAGCGATCACGTGCGAGGAGTCATCGACCGCGACGAGTTCATCGAGACCCTCGAGTGGATCCAGGCCCTGTACCTGCGTCGCACCCTGGTGAACCTGCCGAACGAGCGTCTCATCGCGCGCCTGTGCCGCGCCCGCGCCGAGGGGCGGGAGTCGCTCGCGCGCGCCGTGGCCCGCATCACGCCGTCGGATGAACGCGTCAGCGCGGTGCTCAAGTACTCCGAGCTCCCCCACGCGGCATATGTGCTGGGGCGCCTCGAAGGAGTCGACGAGCCGCTGGATTACGACGTGGAGAAGCTCGTGCCCGCCGTTCCCGGCGACAGCTGGTCGGGCGACGGCATCCGCTCCTGGTCCGAGTACGGCGACGACGAGCAGAACAGCCTGCGCGCCCTCGCCCCGACGCTCGGCAACCTGACGCTGCTCGAGCCGCGGCTCGCCGAGCGCGTGTTCGGCGCCGCCTATCCGGTGAAGCGCGTCGAGGCATACGCACGCAGCGCCGTACCCGCCACGCGAGAGCTGGATTCCGTCGAGGTCTGGAACTCCGCAGCGATCACGCGGCGCACGATCCGATTGACCGCCGAACTGCTGCGGATCTGGGCACGACCGGCGCTGCCCGAGATCGACGACGACGGGCTCACCCCCATCCTCGATGCGGTCCGTCGTCGGGGCTGGCCCGCGGGATGGGAGCGCGAGTTCGACTACGTCGAGTACCGCGGCGAGCGGTGGGAGGTGCCCGATGTCAGGTACCTCTTCAACCGGGTGATGCGCCGCGCGTGGACCGACACGCGAGAGGCGGCGCTGTCGTACTGCGCCAAGCACGGCGGTCCGATCTACAACGAGATGGCGTGGAAGGGACAGTGGGACGAGTTGGACGAGTCGCACTTCCTCTACATGGGCTGGGATTCCAACTACATGATGAACGCCGTGCAGGGCGTGCTCGAGGAGTCCGGTCTGGCAGCCGAGGTGTTCGTCAAGTACTCCTACATCGGGAACGTGATG
- the yczR gene encoding MocR-like transcription factor YczR — protein sequence MASRLVEQLDAQTVAGATAAALAEHIRALILDGRLTVGERLPSERSLALELRRSRSTMTRTYDLLEEGGYVSRLHGGGTRVALPYARGSASADHDDSAIDLSIASMDSTPGLYDATVRSLPRLAALRATSGYSLRGMPELREAVAQRFVQRGVDTDPDEIIITSGALNALHLVLATVGRRGERALVEQPTFPHALEALRHHGYRLLPTPVDGHGWDQGHLTDILLRGRPHVAYLIPDFHNPTGATLSDPERVRIATTARSSGTRLIVDETTTELDIDRGWSPLPMAAYSPSVITVGSMSKIAWGGMRIGWIRAERSLIERLLAVRPSFELGTALLEQCIAVDLLEDMPALSAHVRSRLHAGRAAAAAGLETMGLAMPPTHGGLSAWVDLEAPISTTLSLAAREHGLILPPGPRFSTGGVLERRVRIPITLTPDRMSEAMSRLRRAWDEVLGGATASAAAEQTRTAVI from the coding sequence ATGGCTTCACGTCTCGTCGAGCAGCTCGACGCGCAGACCGTCGCAGGTGCGACCGCGGCGGCGCTCGCGGAGCACATCCGCGCCCTGATCCTCGATGGACGGCTCACTGTCGGAGAGCGTCTGCCCAGCGAGCGCTCGCTGGCTCTCGAGCTCAGGCGGTCCCGCTCGACCATGACGCGCACCTACGACCTTCTCGAAGAGGGCGGCTACGTGAGCCGTCTGCACGGCGGGGGAACACGCGTCGCGCTGCCTTACGCACGCGGATCCGCATCCGCAGATCATGACGACTCCGCGATCGACCTCTCGATCGCATCGATGGATTCCACTCCCGGCCTCTACGACGCGACGGTCCGCTCGCTCCCCCGGCTCGCCGCACTGCGAGCGACGAGCGGCTACTCGCTGCGAGGCATGCCCGAGCTGCGCGAAGCCGTCGCCCAGCGCTTCGTGCAGCGGGGCGTCGACACCGATCCTGATGAGATCATCATCACCTCCGGTGCGCTCAACGCCCTGCACCTCGTGCTGGCCACGGTCGGACGCCGCGGAGAGCGCGCACTCGTCGAACAGCCGACGTTCCCGCACGCACTGGAGGCTCTGCGCCACCACGGCTATCGACTCCTGCCGACCCCCGTCGATGGGCACGGCTGGGATCAGGGGCATCTGACGGACATTCTCCTGCGCGGTCGTCCGCACGTCGCGTACCTCATCCCGGACTTCCACAATCCCACAGGTGCGACTCTGTCGGACCCGGAGCGCGTTCGCATCGCGACGACGGCTCGCAGTTCGGGAACACGTCTGATCGTCGACGAGACGACGACGGAGCTCGACATCGACCGGGGCTGGTCACCACTGCCGATGGCGGCATACAGCCCGAGTGTGATCACCGTGGGCTCGATGTCGAAGATCGCCTGGGGCGGAATGAGGATCGGCTGGATCAGAGCGGAGCGATCGTTGATCGAGCGGCTGCTCGCCGTACGCCCGTCATTCGAGCTCGGTACCGCACTGCTCGAGCAGTGCATCGCGGTCGATCTGCTCGAAGACATGCCGGCGCTCTCCGCGCACGTGCGCTCGCGCCTGCACGCAGGTCGCGCGGCGGCGGCCGCCGGGCTGGAGACGATGGGCCTCGCGATGCCGCCCACGCATGGCGGATTGTCGGCCTGGGTGGATCTGGAGGCACCGATCTCGACCACTCTGTCGCTGGCCGCGCGGGAACACGGGCTCATCCTCCCCCCGGGCCCGCGGTTTTCGACAGGAGGCGTGCTGGAGCGCCGCGTGCGCATCCCGATCACCTTGACCCCCGACCGGATGTCGGAGGCGATGTCGCGGCTGCGCCGCGCATGGGACGAGGTCCTCGGCGGCGCGACCGCCAGCGCCGCCGCCGAGCAGACGCGTACCGCCGTCATCTGA